A genome region from Carya illinoinensis cultivar Pawnee chromosome 2, C.illinoinensisPawnee_v1, whole genome shotgun sequence includes the following:
- the LOC122300777 gene encoding 40S ribosomal protein S3a-like has product MAVGKNKRISKGKKGGKKKAADPFAKKDWYDIKAPSVFAVKNVGKTLVTRTQGTKIASEGLKHRVFEVSMADLQDDEDHAYRKIRLRAEDVQGKNVLTNFWGMDFTTDKLRSLVRKWQTMIEAHVDVKTTDNYSLRMFCIGFTKRRQNQVKRTCYAQSSQIRQIRRKMREIMINQASSCDLKELVRKFIPESIGKEIEKATSGIYPLQNVFIRKVKILKAPKFDLGKLMEVHGDYSDDVGVKVERPADEAMVEVPAEPVGA; this is encoded by the exons ATGGCCGTCGG AAAGAATAAGAGGATTTCCAAGGGGAAGAAGGGAGGCAAGAAGAAGGC GGCCGATCCATTTGCGAAGAAGGATTGGTACGATATCAAGGCACCTTCAGTGTTCGCAGTAAAAAATGTGGGCAAAACCCTTGTTACTCGCACTCAGGGTACCAAG ATTGCTTCTGAAGGGCTCAAACATAGAGTCTTTGAGGTATCAATGGCTGATCTTCAGGATGATGAGGATCATGCATACAGAAAGATCAGATTGAGAGCTGAGGATGTTCAAGGGAAGAATGTCCTGACCAATTTCTGG GGAATGGATTTTACCACAGACAAGTTGAGGTCTTTGGTAAGGAAATGGCAGACAATGATCGAGGCTCATGTGGATGTGAAAACTACTGACAATTACAGTTTGAGGATGTTCTGCATTGGATTTACTAAGAGGCGGCAAAACCAAGTTAAGAGGACATGTTATGCCCAGTCCAGCCAAATTAGACAG ATCCGTCGTAAGATGAGGGAGATCATGATCAACCAGGCATCGTCTTGTGATCTAAAGGAGTTGGTTCGCAAATTCATCCCCGAGTCAATTGGCAAAGAGATCGAGAAGGCAACCTCAGGCATCTATCCTCTACAAAATGTGTTTATTCGAAAAGTCAAGATCCTGAAGGCTCCAAAATTTGATCTTGGAAAATTGATGGAG GTTCACGGGGACTATTCAGATGATGTCGGTGTCAAGGTGGAGAGGCCTGCTGATGAGGCTATGGTGGAGGTGCCTGCGGAACCAGTCGGAGCATGA
- the LOC122300776 gene encoding 40S ribosomal protein S3a-like, whose protein sequence is MAVGKNKRISKGKKGGKKKAADPFAKKDWYDIKAPSVFAVKNVGKTLVTRTQGTKIASEGLKHRVFEVSMADLQDDEDHAYRKIRLRAEDVQGKNVLTNFWGMDFTTDKLRSLVRKWQTMIEAHVDVKTTDNYSLRMFCIGFTKRRQNQVKRTCYAQSSQIRQIRRKMREIMINQASSCDLKELVRKFIPESIGKEIEKATSGIYPLQNVFIRKVKILKAPKFDLGKLMEVHGDYSDDVGVKVERPADETMVEVPAEPVGA, encoded by the exons ATGGCCGTCGG AAAGAATAAGAGGATTTCCAAGGGGAAGAAGGGAGGCAAGAAGAAGGC GGCCGATCCGTTTGCGAAGAAGGATTGGTACGATATCAAAGCACCTTCAGTGTTCGCAGTAAAAAATGTGGGCAAAACCCTTGTTACTCGCACTCAGGGTACCAAG ATTGCCTCTGAAGGGCTCAAACATAGAGTCTTTGAGGTATCAATGGCTGATCTTCAGGATGATGAGGATCATGCATACAGAAAGATCAGATTGAGAGCTGAGGATGTTCAAGGGAAGAATGTCCTGACCAATTTCTGG GGAATGGATTTTACCACAGACAAGTTGAGGTCTTTGGTAAGGAAATGGCAGACAATGATCGAGGCTCATGTGGATGTGAAGACTACTGACAATTACAGTTTGAGGATGTTCTGCATTGGATTTACTAAGAGGCGGCAAAACCAAGTCAAGAGGACCTGTTATGCCCAGTCCAGCCAAATTAGACAG ATCCGTCGTAAGATGAGGGAGATCATGATCAACCAGGCATCGTCTTGCGATCTGAAGGAGTTGGTTCGCAAATTCATCCCCGAGTCAATTGGCAAAGAGATCGAGAAGGCAACCTCGGGCATCTACCCTCTACAAAATGTGTTTATTCGGAAAGTCAAGATTTTGAAGGCTCCAAAATTTGATCTTGGAAAGTTGATGGAG GTTCATGGTGACTATTCAGATGATGTTGGTGTCAAGGTGGAGAGGCCCGCTGATGAGACTATGGTGGAGGTGCCTGCTGAACCAGTTGGAGCCTGA
- the LOC122300775 gene encoding protein NETWORKED 1A-like, whose amino-acid sequence MATLLHSESRRLYSWWWDSHISPKNSKWLQENLTEMDAKVKAMIKLIEEDADSFARRAEMYYKKRPELMKLVEEFYRAYRALAERYNNATVELCQAHQTMEEAFPNHMPYVLADDSSSGSSGPEAEPHASEMLHPIRALVDPDDLLKDALGFSSTILHKTGGVNSEECDAIISKRDLKQLNEMFGSREVMPQNSNVTEGRIRKSLNVYEAEESEQDLQDGFSHISCENQKLKCQVLSDSQHSGKAETEVQTLKKALAEIQVEKKVVLLRYRQSLEKLSYLERELDLAQKDAVRLDERASKAEIEINILKEALIELEAERDAGLLQYNQCLERISCLEKMLFVAQEDAKGLDEQAIKAENENQNLKQEISRLEAEKEVGHLQYKQYVEKISVLETKISLAEENARILNEQIEGTETEVKTLKQALMELNEKKEAAALQYKQCLEIIAKMEIELFNAEEDAKRMSSEILLGAVKLKTAEEQCLLLERSNQSLQLEASNLVQKIAVKDQELSEKHYELEKLQNLMQEEHSRFEQVEATLQALKKSHSQSQEEQRALTLELKNGLQMLKDLEICKHGMEEKLLRVKEENGSLDELKFSSAISINNIQNEVFSLKVMKEKLEGEVALKSDKSNTLQQEVYHLKEEIKGLKGRYQAIMEQVEAVGLNPEFLESQVEDLRNENTMLKEVCKRERDEREALHAKLKPMDELLKDNAVLENSLTGLNHELEGLREKVMSLQQSCQFLHGDKSTLVAEKATLLSQLQIITENMQKLWEKNTMLENSLCGANMELQGLREKSKSLEELCQLLSDEKSSLLNERLALVSQLENVEQRLGNLEKRFTKLEEKYSDLEKEKELTLCQLVEFQGSFFLEKQERVSFVQSSQAQLAGLENQVLTVQEESRLGKKGFEEEIDRAVVAQVDIFILQKFIEDLEEKNAAQLIECQKHIEASKFSDKLITELECENLEQQVEAEFLLDQIQKLRMVIHQVFRAIQIDPHHRHVDKISPEHIPVSDVLDSIEDLKCSLLRIGDEKQELLVENSVLLTLLGQLRLESGELESEKNFIEHEFEVMTEQSAMLQNNKQELLEMNTQLRLEIGKSRHQEDALKVELETQHVKLKILDGAYAVLQEENSLLLEEKKSLLWKISDLSEEKSILEEENSFILHETVALSNLSLVFESFATENFVKLKALTENISSLHVVNSDLKEEVGMFGKKLGMKEAENQYLNESVENLARELNEAKDLNDQLCNQIFIGEEFLRQKSTELSEAEQKLKATEESNVELCRTVEKLKMECEESKLIKENLEKQIIEVFEDSKIQEKDIKHLREVNANMDSELEILRAKIEEHRIREENLSLAMQEKRDEFELWEAEATSFCFDLQISAICEVLLENKVQELVGVCEVLEDETAAKSMEIERMKKRVNFLERELGGVKAQLSAYVPAIASLGNDIASLEHNALIHYKPFTAGNQEKDKEVAIHLHEKSCQEIKEDQSVVIHDGISDLQEMQAKIKAVEKAVVEEMEKLATQESINSVIKVEDVVKDTKELESKDTLHQEKDIRKKEMELGNYLTSDLESQKTKPENGSLMKDILLDQVSDGSLYERSRRDNGGADDQMLELWETAEQECGHVPMVYETQNQASAPVEDVIACHKFADEEGKNQDLSSELQIEKELSVDKVEVSTSAREPNQDGTKRKIPESLASDAQKLTSFQMTLQSLKKRMEMNKSTKKANDTEREAVQRRLEEVEKAVLQLVDTNDKLTKEVEDGPSSVGGRTSEELEAGNVSKKEETEQAQKGSKNIGHLQLELQNIEYILLKLEDENKSKGKYRFQKNRTGILLGDFIYSNGSSSASKKKACFCCCTRPSTNGD is encoded by the exons ATGGCAACCTTATTACATTCTGAGTCCAGACGCTTATACTCTTGGTGGTGGGACAGCCACATTAGCCCGAAGAATTCCAAATGGCTTCAAGAAAATCTTACAG AGATGGATGCCAAAGTCAAAGCAATGATCAAGCTCATTGAAGAAGATGCAGATTCGTTTGCAAGGAGGGCAGAAATGTACTACAAGAAACGCCCAGAGCTTATGAAACTGGTGGAGGAGTTCTACCGAGCTTACCGTGCATTAGCTGAGAGGTACAATAATGCAACAGTGGAGCTTTGCCAGGCCCATCAAACCATGGAAGAAGCATTTCCCAACCACATGCCTTATGTGCTGGCTGATGATTCAAGCTCAGGTTCTTCAGGTCCTGAGGCTGAACCTCATGCATCAGAAATGTTGCATCCAATTCGTGCGTTAGTAGACCCAGATGACTTGCTCAAGGATGCACTAGGGTTCTCTTCAACCATCTTACATAAAACAGGTGGAGTGAATTCAGAAGAATGTGATGCTATAATAAGCAAAAGGGATCTTAAACAGCTCAATGAGATGTTTGGGTCTAGAGAAGTGATGCCCCAAAACTCAAATGTTACAGAAGGAAGGATAAGAAAAAGCCTGAATGTCTATGAAGCAGAAGAGAGCGAACAAGATTTGCAAGACGGGTTCTCTCATATATCATGTGAAAACCAGAAACTCAAGTGCCAGGTCCTTTCCGATTCTCAGCATTCAGGGAAAGCTGAAACTGAAGTTCAGACATTAAAGAAAGCCCTAGCAGAGATACAAGTTGAAAAAAAAGTTGTTCTTCTTCGATACAGGCAGAGTTTGGAGAAGCTATCTTATCTGGAGAGGGAGCTTGATCTTGCACAAAAGGATGCTGTTCGCCTTGATGAACGAGCAAGCAAAGccgaaattgaaattaacataCTGAAAGAAGCCCTAATTGAGTTAGAAGCTGAGAGGGATGCTGGTCTTCTTCAATACAATCAGTGTTTGGAAAGGATATCTTGCCTGGAGAAAATGTTATTTGTTGCCCAAGAGGATGCAAAAGGGCTTGATGAGCAAGCTATTAAAGCAGAAAATGAAAACCAAAATCTCAAGCAAGAAATTTCTAGATTAGAGGCTGAAAAGGAGGTGGGCCATCTCCAGTACAAGCAATATGTTGAGAAGATATCTGTTTTGGAGACTAAAATCTCACTTGCTGAGGAAAATGCTCGAATTTTGAATGAGCAAATTGAAGGAACAGAAACTGAAGTTAAAACACTGAAGCAAGCTCTTATGGAactaaacgaaaagaaagaagcTGCAGCACTTCAGTACAAGCAGTGCTTGGAGATAATAGCTAAGATGGAAATTGAACTGTTTAATGCCGAAGAAGATGCCAAACGTATGAGTAGCGAAATTCTGTTGGGAGCTGTAAAATTGAAGACTGCAGAAGAACAGTGTCTTCTACTGGAGAGATCAAATCAATCTCTGCAATTAGAAGCTAGCAATCTGGTACAGAAGATTGCGGTGAAGGATCAAGAACTTTCAGAAAAGCATTATGAGTtggaaaaattacaaaatctaaTGCAAGAGGAGCACTCACGGTTTGAGCAAGTTGAAGCCACTCTCCAGGCTTTGAAGAAGTCACACTCTCAATCTCAAGAGGAGCAGAGAGCTCTGACATTGGAGCTCAAAAATGGGCTTCAGATGTTGAAAGACTTGGAGATCTGCAAACATGGAATGGAAGAAAAACTTCTAAGGGTTAAGGAAGAAAACGGGAGCCTGGATGAACTGAAGTTTTCTTCAGCTATTTCAATAAACAATATACAAAATGAAGTCTTTAGCTTGAAGGTGATGAAAGAGAAACTTGAAGGTGAGGTTGCACTAAAATCAGACAAGAGCAATACCCTTCAGCAGGAGGTTTACCATTTGAAGGAGGAAATCAAGGGCTTGAAAGGAAGATACCAGGCCATTATGGAGCAAGTGGAGGCAGTAGGTCTGAATCCTGAATTCCTTGAGTCACAAGTGGAGGACTTGCGAAATGAGAAcacaatgctgaaagaggtatgcaaaagggaaagagatgagagagaagCTCTTCATGCGAAGTTGAAGCCTATGGATGAACTTTTGAAAGACAATGCTGTTCTGGAGAATTCCTTGACAGGATTAAATCATGAGTTGGAAGGACTGAGAGAGAAAGTCATGAGTTTGCAGCAGTCCTGTCAGTTTCTCCATGGAGATAAATCCACGCTTGTTGCTGAAAAAGCCACTCTGCTTTCACAGTTGCAAATTATCACCGAGAACATGCAGAAGCTCTGGGAGAAGAACACCATGCTAGAGAATTCTCTCTGTGGTGCAAATATGGAGCTTCAAGGTTTGAGGGAAAAATCTAAGAGCTTAGAAGAATTATGCCAGTTGCTCAGTGATGAAAAGTCAAGTCTTCTAAATGAGAGACTAGCCCTTGTATCTCAGTTGGAAAATGTTGAACAGAGACTTGGGAACCTGGAAAAGAGGTTTACAAAACTGGAAGAAAAATATTCAGATCTTGAGAAGGAGAAAGAATTGACCCTTTGCCAATTAGTAGAATTTCAGGGTTCGTTCTTTTTGGAAAAACAAGAGCGTGTTAGTTTTGTGCAGTCAAGTCAGGCTCAATTGGCAGGTTTGGAAAACCAAGTCCTTACCGTGCAAGAAGAAAGTAGGTTGGGGAAGAAGGGATTTGAAGAAGAGATAGATAGAGCAGTTGTTGCCCAGGTTGATATTTTCATCCTGCAGAAGTTTATAGAAGATTTAGAAGAAAAGAATGCAGCTCAATTGATTGAATGTCAAAAACATATTGAAGCATCCAAATTTTCTGATAAACTGATTACAGAGTTGGAGTGTGAGAATCTTGAGCAACAAGTAGAAGCAGAGTTCTTATTAGACCAAATCCAAAAGTTGAGGATGGTAATTCATCAGGTGTTCAGGGCTATTCAAATTGATCCACATCATAGGCATGTTGATAAGATTTCTCCGGAGCATATACCTGTGTCAGATGTTTTGGATAgtattgaagatttaaaatgtTCTCTGTTGAGAATTGGGGATGAGAAGCAGGAGCTGCTGGTTGAGAATTCAGTGCTCTTAACTTTACTTGGGCAACTGAGACTAGAGAGTGGAGAGCTTGAGTCGGAGAAAAATTTCATTGAACATGAGTTTGAGGTCATGACCGAGCAGAGTGCTATGCTGCAAAATAACAAGCAGGAGCTTCTAGAGATGAACACGCAGTTGAGATTGGAAATTGGCAAGAGCAGACATCAGGAGGATGCTTTAAAGGTTGAATTGGAAACCCAACATGTGAAGCTGAAAATTTTGGACGGTGCTTACGCGGTATTGCAGGAAGAGAATTCCCTGTTGCTTGAAGAGAAGAAATCTTTGCTCTGGAAAATCTCAGACCTAAGTGAGGAAAAAAGCATCCTTGAAGAGGAAAACAGTTTTATTCTCCATGAAACAGTAGCTCTAAGCAACCTCTCTTTGGTTTTTGAGAGCTTTGCTactgagaattttgtgaaactAAAAGCACTTACTGAAAATATCAGCAGTCTCCATGTGGTCAACAGTGATCTAAAGGAGGAGGTTGGAATGTTCGGGAAGAAGCTGGGAATGAAAGAAGCAGAAAATCAATATTTGAACGAGTCAGTAGAAAATCTGGCAAGGGAGCTGAATGAAGCCAAAGACTTGAATGACCAACTATGCAATCAAATTTTTATTGGTGAGGAATTTCTGAGACAGAAGTCAACAGAACTCTCAGAAGCAGAACAGAAGCTAAAGGCTACAGAGGAGTCAAACGTTGAATTGTGCAGGACTgttgagaaattgaagatgGAATGTGAGGAATCAAAACTAATCAAAGAAAATCTAGAGAAACAGATTATTGAAGTGTTTGAAGATAGCAAAATACAGGAAAAAGATATTAAACACCTCCGTGAAGTGAATGCAAATATGGATTCTGAATTAGAAATACTACGTGCAAAAATTGAAGAACACAGAATTAGAGAAGAGAATTTGAGTTTGGCGATGCAAGAGAAGAGAGATGAATTTGAACTTTGGGAGGCTGAGGCTACTTCGTTTTGTTTTGATCTCCAGATTTCTGCCATTTGTGAAGTCTTACTTGAAAATAAGGTTCAAGAGCTTGTTGGAGTTTGTGAGGTTCTTGAAGATGAAACTGCTGCAAAAAGTATGGAGATTGAAAGGATGAAGAAAAGAGTAAACTTCTTAGAACGTGAACTTGGGGGAGTGAAGGCTCAGTTGTCTGCATATGTTCCTGCCATAGCTTCATTGGGAAATGACATAGCCTCTCTTGAGCATAACGCCCTCATTCACTATAAGCCTTTCACAGCAGGAAATCAAGAAAAG GACAAAGAAGTGGCAATTCATCTTCATGAAAAGAGCTGTCAAGAGATTAAAGAAGATCAAAGTGTTGTGATACATGACGGAATCTCAGATTTGCAGGAGATGCAGGCTAAGATTAAAGCAGTAGAAAAGGCAGTGGTGGAAGAAATGGAAAAGCTTGCAACACAAGAAAGCATAAATTCCGTCATCAAAGTTGAAGATGTAGTGAAAGACACTAAAGAGTTGGAATCAAAAGACACATTACATCAAGAGAAAGacataagaaagaaagagatggaACTTGGGAATTATCTCACCAGTGACCTGGAATCACAGAAGACTAAACCTGAAAATGGGAGTTTGATGAAAGATATTCTGCTTGATCAAGTCTCAGATGGTTCATTATATGAGAGAAGCAGGAGAGATAATGGTGGAGCTGATGATCAGATGCTTGAGTTATGGGAAACTGCAGAGCAGGAGTGCGGCCATGTTCCAATGGTCTATGAGACACAAAATCAGGCATCTGCACCAGTGGAAGACGTTATTGCATGCCACAAGTTTGCAGATGAGGAAGGGAAGAATCAGGATCTCTCTTCAGAATTACAGATCgaaaaggagttaagcgttgaCAAGGTAGAGGTATCAACCAGTGCTAGAGAGCCAAATCAAGATGGCACCAAGAGGAAGATCCCAGAGAGTCTTGCTTCCGATGCCCAGAAATTGACGAGCTTTCAGATGACTTTGCAAAGTCTGAAAAAGAGGATGGAAATGAACAAGAGCACCAAGAAGGCCAATGACACTGAACGTGAAGCAGTCCAAAGACGTTTAGAAGAAGTTGAGAAGGCTGTTTTGCAGCTAGTGGATACCAATGATAAACTGACTAAGGAGGTTGAAGATGGCCCCTCATCTGTGGGTGGGAGAACTTCAGAAGAGTTGGAGGCTGGAAATGTCTCCAAAAAGGAAGAAACGGAACAGGCACAAAAAGGGTCCAAAAATATTGGACATTTGCAGTTGGAGTTACAGAACATCGAATATATTCTGCTGAAATTGGAGGATGAAAATAAAAGCAAAGGAAAATATAGATTTCAAAAAAACAGAACAGGCATTCTTCTTGGAGACTTCATATACAGCAATGGGAGTAGTAGTGCAAGCAAGAAGAAGGCTTGTTTTTGTTGCTGTACTAGACCTTCAACTAATGGAGACTGA